The Peribacillus simplex genome contains a region encoding:
- a CDS encoding GntR family transcriptional regulator, whose translation MLNSLEIDIYKKIKQAIILQKLRPNMQLIEKDLAESFGVSRTPVRNVLRRLEYEKLVKIKEHKGTFVSCSTIEEAKEVFEMRRILEGEAVRRACTLINEEQLQELETLVEEERHIYGSLDFYESLKISGDFHLKIAEIAGNSYFYQYLEDLISLTYVIIAIYGRGKMEACGSHDHLQIFNAIKQRDGALAERLSLIHLSEIESNLHFNEELQISSSLSDIFL comes from the coding sequence ATGTTGAATAGTTTAGAAATCGATATCTATAAAAAAATCAAGCAGGCCATTATCCTGCAAAAGCTTCGGCCAAATATGCAGCTAATAGAAAAGGATCTTGCTGAATCGTTTGGGGTAAGCCGTACCCCTGTTCGAAATGTTCTGCGCAGATTGGAATATGAAAAATTAGTGAAAATTAAGGAGCATAAAGGTACCTTTGTCTCTTGTTCAACAATTGAAGAAGCAAAAGAAGTATTTGAAATGAGGAGAATTTTAGAAGGGGAGGCAGTGCGAAGAGCATGCACACTCATTAACGAGGAACAATTACAAGAGCTAGAGACTCTAGTTGAAGAAGAACGACATATATATGGTAGTCTGGATTTTTACGAATCTTTAAAAATATCTGGGGATTTTCATTTGAAAATAGCTGAAATCGCAGGGAATTCGTATTTTTATCAATATCTCGAAGACTTAATATCCCTAACTTATGTGATTATAGCAATCTATGGAAGAGGCAAAATGGAAGCATGTGGTTCTCACGATCATTTGCAAATTTTTAATGCTATTAAGCAAAGGGATGGTGCTCTTGCAGAACGCTTATCTCTCATTCATCTTAGTGAAATTGAGTCGAATCTTC